In Nocardioides sp. W7, the genomic stretch GGAAGTTCATCCGGTCGGCGAGCTCGACGAGGCGGTGACTGCCCTCGAACAGGGCGGTGCGGAAGTCGGTGAGGATGCCGAAGGCGAAGACGTCGATCTGCAGCTCGTCGACCAGCTTGGCCAGCTGGTCGACCTGGTCGCGGGTGTAGAACTGGGCCTCGTCGCAGATCAGGTAGTCGATCCGCCCGCCCTGGGTGAGGGTGGTGACGACGTACTGCCAGAAGTCGAAGTCGGGTGCGACCTCGATGGCCTCGTGGGTCAGGCCGAGGCGGCTGGAGAGCGTCGCGCTGCCGGCGCGGTCGTGGGTCGAGAAGATCCGGCCCGCTCGGCCGCGGGCGGCGTGGTTGTGGTTCGTCTGGAGCGCCAGGGTGCTCTTGCCAGAGTCCATGGTGCCCGTGAAGAAGTGCAGTTCCGCCACGCGGGTGATCCTTTCACGCCCGCACGTCAGTCCTGCTTGCCGCCACCGAACAT encodes the following:
- a CDS encoding thymidine kinase; translated protein: MAELHFFTGTMDSGKSTLALQTNHNHAARGRAGRIFSTHDRAGSATLSSRLGLTHEAIEVAPDFDFWQYVVTTLTQGGRIDYLICDEAQFYTRDQVDQLAKLVDELQIDVFAFGILTDFRTALFEGSHRLVELADRMNFLQVEALCWCGKRATHNARTEDGIMVVEGEVIVVGDVDDQAGPPAEVAYEVLCRQHHRRRLTAARAKAVSLAPEPLPFG